In the Bacillus sp. (in: firmicutes) genome, one interval contains:
- the pckA gene encoding phosphoenolpyruvate carboxykinase (ATP), which yields MNSVSLSNLKELLTGQNVRVQLSVPRLVEKVLSRGEGVLSSTGAVRAETGKYTGRSPKDKFIVEEPSVKDKIDWGSVNQPISPEAFDKLYNKVIQYLKEKDEIFVFKGFAGADKKYRLPIQVVNEYAWHNLFAHQLFIRPTQEELENHHAEFTVISAPNFKANPEVDGTRSETFIIISFERRTVLIGGTEYAGEMKKSIFSVMNYMLPEQDILSMHCSANVGLEGDVALFFGLSGTGKTTLSADPNRRLIGDDEHGWGPNGVFNIEGGCYAKCIGLSREKEPQIYDAIRFGSVLENVILDEETREPNYYDNTLTENTRAAYPIQAIDNIVDPSIAGHPNTIIFLTADAFGVLPPISKLSKEQAMYHFLSGYTSKLAGTERGITSPQATFSTCFGSPFLPLPATRYAEMLGKKIDEHNVKVFLVNTGWTGGEYGVGSRMKLAYTRAMVQAALEGELDHVETIKDEIFGLEIPLHVPGVPDDVLQPQKTWADPEAYEKKAKELAAKFRENFKKFSNVPAEIEQLGGPLK from the coding sequence ATGAATTCTGTTAGTCTTTCGAACTTAAAAGAGTTGCTTACTGGTCAAAATGTTCGTGTTCAATTATCAGTTCCACGACTAGTGGAAAAAGTGTTAAGCCGTGGAGAAGGGGTCCTTTCTTCTACTGGAGCGGTTCGTGCAGAAACAGGAAAATATACAGGTCGGTCACCTAAAGACAAATTTATTGTCGAAGAACCTTCTGTTAAAGATAAAATTGATTGGGGTTCCGTAAACCAACCAATTTCACCAGAAGCATTTGATAAATTATATAATAAAGTTATTCAATACTTAAAGGAAAAGGACGAAATTTTTGTCTTCAAAGGATTTGCCGGAGCTGATAAAAAATATCGTTTGCCGATCCAAGTCGTAAACGAATATGCTTGGCATAACTTATTTGCCCATCAATTATTCATTCGCCCGACACAAGAAGAGCTAGAAAATCACCATGCAGAATTTACGGTGATTTCTGCACCGAATTTTAAAGCCAATCCAGAAGTGGATGGAACAAGATCTGAAACGTTCATTATTATTTCTTTCGAACGTCGTACGGTATTAATCGGTGGTACTGAATACGCTGGAGAAATGAAAAAATCGATTTTCTCTGTAATGAATTACATGTTACCAGAGCAAGACATTCTTTCCATGCATTGTTCAGCAAACGTTGGCTTAGAAGGAGATGTCGCGCTATTCTTCGGACTTTCTGGTACGGGTAAAACGACTTTATCCGCTGATCCAAACCGTCGTTTAATCGGTGACGATGAGCATGGCTGGGGTCCAAACGGTGTGTTTAACATCGAAGGTGGATGCTACGCGAAATGTATCGGATTATCTCGTGAAAAAGAGCCACAAATTTATGATGCGATTCGTTTCGGTTCTGTCTTAGAAAATGTTATTTTAGATGAAGAGACACGTGAACCAAATTACTATGACAATACGTTAACGGAAAATACCCGGGCTGCTTACCCAATTCAAGCGATTGATAACATTGTTGATCCAAGTATTGCCGGCCATCCAAACACAATCATCTTCTTAACAGCGGATGCGTTTGGTGTATTACCACCAATCAGTAAACTATCCAAAGAACAAGCGATGTATCACTTCTTGAGTGGTTATACATCCAAATTAGCGGGAACAGAGCGTGGAATTACGTCACCACAAGCAACGTTCTCCACATGCTTTGGTTCGCCATTCTTACCATTACCAGCGACGCGGTATGCAGAAATGCTGGGTAAGAAAATCGATGAGCACAACGTAAAAGTATTCCTTGTAAACACTGGTTGGACAGGTGGAGAATATGGTGTTGGTAGCCGTATGAAACTAGCATATACACGCGCCATGGTACAAGCGGCCTTAGAAGGAGAATTAGATCACGTTGAAACAATTAAAGACGAAATTTTTGGCCTAGAAATTCCACTTCACGTCCCAGGTGTTCCAGATGATGTACTTCAACCACAAAAAACTTGGGCGGACCCTGAAGCATACGAAAAGAAAGCGAAAGAATTAGCAGCGAAATTCCGTGAAAACTTTAAAAAATTCTCTAACGTACCAGCAGAAATCGAACAACTTGGCGGTCCGTTAAAATAA
- a CDS encoding methionine adenosyltransferase, with protein MTKKRRLFTSESVTEGHPDKICDQISDAILDAILAKDPNARVACETSVTTGLVLVSGEITTSTYVDIPKIVRETVKEIGYTRAKYGFDAETCAVLTSIDEQSPDIAMGVDRALEAREGQMTDEEIEAIGAGDQGLMFGFACNETKELMPLPISLAHKLARRLTEVRKEEILPYLRPDGKTQVTVEYDENDKPVRIDTIVVSTQHHPEISLDQIQRNIKEYVIEPVVPKELIDENTKYFINPTGRFVIGGPQGDAGLTGRKIIVDTYGGYARHGGGAFSGKDPTKVDRSAAYAARYVAKNIVAAGLADKCEVQLAYAIGVAKPVSISIDTFGTGKVSEDVLIEVVRNNFDLRPAGIIKMLDLRRPIYKQTAAYGHFGRNDLDLPWERTDKAEALREQALNQ; from the coding sequence ATGACAAAGAAACGTCGTCTTTTTACGTCTGAATCTGTTACAGAAGGTCATCCAGATAAGATTTGTGACCAAATTTCTGACGCCATTCTTGACGCTATTTTAGCAAAAGATCCAAATGCTCGTGTTGCATGTGAAACTTCTGTAACAACTGGTTTAGTACTTGTAAGCGGAGAAATTACAACATCCACGTATGTCGATATTCCAAAAATTGTTCGTGAAACAGTTAAAGAAATTGGTTACACTCGTGCGAAATATGGTTTCGATGCGGAAACTTGTGCCGTATTGACTTCTATCGATGAACAATCCCCTGACATTGCGATGGGTGTTGACAGAGCGTTAGAAGCACGTGAAGGACAAATGACAGATGAAGAAATCGAAGCAATTGGTGCGGGCGACCAAGGGTTAATGTTTGGTTTTGCATGTAACGAAACGAAAGAATTAATGCCATTACCAATTTCCCTTGCACACAAATTAGCTCGTCGTCTTACAGAAGTTCGTAAAGAAGAAATTCTTCCATACTTACGTCCAGACGGAAAAACGCAAGTGACGGTTGAATACGATGAAAATGACAAACCGGTTCGAATTGATACAATCGTTGTATCTACACAACATCACCCAGAAATTAGCTTAGATCAAATTCAACGTAATATTAAAGAATATGTTATCGAGCCAGTTGTTCCAAAAGAACTGATCGATGAAAATACGAAATATTTCATCAACCCAACAGGACGTTTCGTCATCGGTGGTCCTCAAGGTGATGCTGGATTAACAGGACGTAAAATTATTGTTGACACGTACGGTGGATACGCTCGTCACGGCGGTGGTGCATTCTCTGGTAAGGACCCAACAAAAGTTGACCGCTCTGCAGCATATGCTGCTCGTTACGTAGCGAAAAACATCGTAGCAGCTGGTCTTGCAGATAAATGTGAAGTTCAACTTGCATATGCCATCGGTGTTGCGAAACCAGTATCAATTTCTATTGATACATTCGGTACTGGAAAAGTATCTGAAGACGTATTAATCGAAGTCGTTCGTAACAACTTCGACCTACGTCCAGCTGGTATTATTAAAATGCTTGACCTTCGTCGCCCTATTTATAAACAAACAGCGGCATACGGTCACTTCGGACGCAACGACCTTGACCTTCCATGGGAGCGTACCGATAAAGCAGAAGCTCTTCGTGAGCAAGCTTTAAATCAATAA